One part of the Parambassis ranga chromosome 8, fParRan2.1, whole genome shotgun sequence genome encodes these proteins:
- the gspt1l gene encoding G1 to S phase transition 1, like — MDPRDTAPDSWEQEDDVEATIDGQLEAAFTNLNVNAKPFVPNVNAAEFVPTFAVKAQSRNLDSPVAVEKISSMEVSECTAPVENGDTEMTTEEPWDQKETEPSEDEPGGGDRGPEVAATPEAATPETMEEEEEMPVPKVQPTQPDAPKKEHINVVFIGHVDAGKSTIGGQIMYLTGMVDKRTLEKYEREAKEKNRETWYLSWALDTNQEERDKGKTVEVGRAYFETEKKHFTILDAPGHKSFVPNMIGGASQADLAVLVISARKGEFETGFEKGGQTREHAMLAKTAGVKHLIVLVNKMDDPTVNWSLERYEECKEKLVPFLKKVGFNPKKDIHFMPCSGLTGANLKEPTDQCTWYNGLPFIPHLDSLPNFNRSSDGPVRLPIVDKYKDMGTVILGKLESGSISKAQQLVMMPNRHVVEVLSLLSDDVETDDAGPGENLKLRLKGIEEEEILPGFILCTAENLCHSGRTFDAQIVIIEHKSIICPGYNAVLHIHTCIEEVQITALICLVDKKSGEKSKTRPRFVKQDQVCIARLRTAGTICLETFKEFPQMGRFTLRDEGKTIAIGKVLKLVAERD; from the exons ATGGACCCGAGAGACACTGCCCCTGATTCCTGGGAACAAGAGGACGATGTGGAGGCCACAATCGACGGACAACTTGAAGCAGCTTTCACAAACCTAAATGTGAACGCTAAACCGTTTGTGCCCAATGTTAATGCCGCCGAATTTGTTCCGACTTTTGCCGTGAAAGCACAGTCGAGAAATCTGGATTCGCCTG TTGCTGTTGAAAAAATATCCTCCATGGAGGTGTCGGAATGCACCG CACCCGTGGAGAACGGTGACACAGAGATGACCACAGAGGAGCCATGGGaccagaaagaaacagaaccaAGCGAGGATGAGCCAGGAGGCGGCGACCGGGGGCCAGAGGTGGCAGCAACACCTGAGGCGGCTACACCGGAGacgatggaggaggaggaggaaatgccAGTACCCAAGGTTCAGCCTACACAGCCAGACGCCCCCAAGAAGGAACACATCAACGTTGTGTTCATCGGACACGTAG ATGCTGGCAAATCCACTATTGGTGGACAAATCAT GTATCTAACAGGCATGGTGGACAAGAGGACCTTGGAGAAGTATGAGAGGGAAGCCAAGGAAAAGAACCGAGAAACCTG GTACCTATCTTGGGCTTTGGACACCAACCAGGAGGAGAGGGACAAAGGCAAGACCGTGGAGGTGGGCCGAGCATACTttgaaacagagaaaaagcaCTTTACCATCCTAGACGCTCCCGGCCACAAAAGTTTTGTGCCTAACATGATCGGAGGTGCATCGCAAGCAGACCTGGCTGTCCTG GTAATCTCTGCCAGGAAAGGAGAGTTTGAAACTGGGTTTGAGAAGGGCGGACAGACACGAGAGCACGCCATGTTGGCCAAAACAGCCGGCGTGAAGCACCTGATAGTTCTGGTGAATAAAATGGACGATCCTACAGTCAACTGGAGCCTGGAGAG GTATGAAGAGTGTAAAGAAAAACTAGTGCCATTTTTGAAGAAGGTGGGCTTCAACCCGAAGAAAGACATTCACTTCATGCCGTGCTCCGGACTGACGGGAGCCAACCTGAAGGAGCCCACTGACCAGTGCACCTGGTATAA CGGTCTACCATTCATTCCACACTTGGACAGTTTGCCAAATTTTAACAGATCAAGTGATGGGCCTGTCAGATTGCCCATTGTAGACAAATACAAG GACATGGGCACTGTGATTCTTGGCAAGTTGGAGTCAGGCTCTATTAGTAAAGCACAGCAGCTGGTCATGATGCCAAACAGG CATGTGGTGGAGGTGTTGAGTCTCCTGTCAGATGACGTGGAGACGGATGACGCAGGGCCAGGCGAAAACCTTAAGCTGCGACTGAAGGGCATCGAGGAAGAGGAGATCCTGCCTGGCTTCATCCTCTGTACCGCTGAGAACCTGTGTCACTCAGGGCGTACCTTTGATGCCCAG ATCGTCATCATTGAACACAAATCCATCATCTGTCCAGGTTACAACGCAGTCCTTCACATTCACACCTGCATTGAAGAAGTGCAAATTACC GCCTTAATCTGTCTGGTAGACAAGAAGTCAGGAGAGAAGAGTAAGACACGACCACGATTTGTCAAACAGGACCAGGTGTGCATCGCCCGTCTGCGCACAGCAGGAACCATTTGCCTCGAGACCTTTAAAGAGTTTCCTCAGATGGGACGGTTTACCTTACGAGACGAAG gtAAGACCATCGCCATCGGTAAGGTGCTTAAACTGGTTGCTGAGCGGGACTGA
- the LOC114440207 gene encoding transmembrane protein 238, whose translation MEPAYRGLGRCVCCFWLAVAFDIVGLVVLLIGVFVNVFFYDLLIYAGAIVIFLSLIWWVFWYSGNIEVPPAELEDDVGLLKNKNKGGPGGIGGAVRRLSGRVSSSIRSSFRRNGGPSGGRAQRAAAAPPVTSHTREQVAVAMTTRTPQENPPHAAAVSSVASCDVEMPHTTTETSPT comes from the coding sequence ATGGAGCCGGCGTACAGGGGTCTGGGTCGGTGCGTGTGCTGCTTCTGGCTCGCCGTAGCCTTTGACATCGTGGGTCTGGTCGTGCTTCTCATCGGGGTGTTTGTGAACGTGTTTTTCTATGACCTGCTCATCTACGCGGGCGCCATCGTCATCTTCCTCAGCCTCATCTGGTGGGTGTTCTGGTACTCCGGGAACATCGAGGTGCCTCCGGCCGAGCTGGAGGATGATGTCGGGTTACTGAAGAACAAGAATAAGGGCGGTCCGGGCGGTATCGGCGGCGCGGTCCGGCGCCTGTCCGGCCGCGTGTCCAGCAGCATCAGGAGCTCCTTCCGCAGGAACGGAGGGCCGTCCGGCGGCCGCGCGCAGAGGGCGGCCGCGGCCCCGCCGGTGACCTCGCACACGAGAGAGCAAGTGGCCGTCGCCATGACAACCAGGACCCCGCAGGAAAACCCTCCGCACGCCGCGGCTGTCTCCTCGGTAGCAAGCTGTGACGTGGAGATGCCGCACACGACCACGGAGACCTCACCCACATGA